In Helianthus annuus cultivar XRQ/B chromosome 9, HanXRQr2.0-SUNRISE, whole genome shotgun sequence, the following are encoded in one genomic region:
- the LOC110877632 gene encoding transmembrane emp24 domain-containing protein p24delta3, whose product MTDKIRLLLPIFLLLTLVFVQIGESVWLNLPKSGNKCVSEEIHNNVVVVGDYVVISDDHLHPTPTISSKVTSPYGNVLHHKENVTHGQFAFTSSESGQYMTCFWPDRPNEGGALSVNIDWKIGVAAKDWESVARKEKIEGVELELRKLEGAVEAIHDNLLYLKSREAEMRGVSETTNSRVAWYSIISLGICILASCAQLWYLTRFFQKKKLI is encoded by the exons ATGACGGATAAAATTAGATTATTGTTGCCGATTTTCTTGTTATTGACGTTAGTTTTCGTGCAAATTGGTGAATCTGTGTGGTTGAATTTACCTAAATCGGGAAATAAGTGTGTGAGTGAAGAGATACATAataatgttgttgttgttggagatTATGTTGTGATTTCTGATGATCATCTTCATCCTACTCCCACGATTTCTTCTAAG GTTACATCACCTTATGGAAACGTTCTTCACCATAAGGAGAATGTGACACATGGTCAATTTGCATTCACATCAAGTGAGTCTGGTCAGTATATGACATGTTTCTGGCCGGACCGCCCTAATGAAGGTGGTGCCTTAAGTGTTAATATTGACTGGAAAATTGGAGTCGCAGCAAAGGATTGGGAGTCGGTTGCTAGAAAAGAAAAAATCGAG GGTGTTGAGCTCGAGTTGAGAAAGCTTGAAGGAGCAGTGGAGGCCATTCATGATAATCTGTTATACCTCAAGAGCAG AGAGGCAGAAATGAGAGGAGTTAGTGAGACTACCAATTCTCGGGTGGCTTGGTACAGTATCATATCCTTGGGTATTTGCATTTTGGCGTCATGTGCACAACTATGGTACTTGACTCGTTTCTTCCAAAAGAAGAAACTGATCTAG